ATGGCGAAATGACTTCCTAGATCATCAAATGCTTCTCCAGCATCAACATCATGTGAAGGGTATATATAAATTTTCCCATTAAAATAATGTGCCGATGGGTCGGCAGTGTAAATATGAGAGACTAGGGGTTGAGAGATTGCTTTTTTGTTTAAAGCATCAAAATCGATATGTTCTATACTTTCTTCTGGCATAATTTTAAATTTTAATTTCTTCGTTCATTTAAATCTGTTTCAATTTGTACTTCCATTTTTTTATTTATTTCATAGAAAAACAAAAGTCCTACACCCATTAAAAAAGGAATTGCTGGATAAATACTTACGAGCATTTTAGTCCCTTGTATGGCACTATCTGGTTGTATAATAGCTTCGCCAGCAGTAGCAACTTCTTTTGTAACGTAGCCATAAAGACCTAAAATCCATGTTAATAAGGCACTTCCTATACTAAGTCCTCCTTTTAAACCTACCATCATGGCGGAGAAAATAATGGCTGTAGCCCTTCTATTGGTTTTCCATTCAGAATAATCAGCAACATCTGCTATCATGGCCCATAGTAACGGAATTGTAATTCCATAGAAAAAACCATGGAATATTTGAGAGATAAACATTAACTCCACTGATTTTGAGGAGAAAAAATAAAAGAAAATAATGAATAGTGTTGATATAAATAAGAACACTTTAAAAACATCTCTTTTACCGTATTTATCTGCTAATCTTTTAGATAAACCAATACCAACAATCATAAAAATAATGCCACCAGCATTAAATAAACCAAAACCAGCAGAAACAGGATCTTCACCAAAGAAGTTAATTCCGATATTAGATAAGAAATCTAAAATGGGACTAATGAATGAGGTTAGCTCAGTGGCATCAACATAATTTTTAAAATAATAAACGTATGAACCACCTTTCATAGCGAGTGTAATAAAAATCAATGTTGTTAAAATCAACATGATAATCCATGGTTTGTTTTTCGTTAAATCACCAATATCCTCTTTTAAGCTTGATTTTTGCTCAGCAGTTGGTATTACACGTTCCTTTGTTGTTAGAAAAGTTATGATGAGCATAATAGTACCAATAATAGCTAGCCAAGTCATTACAATTTCAATACCAACAGCTTTGTCTCCACCACCAGCTGTTTCAATGATGGGTAGCATAAATACTTGCACAAAAAATTGAGCAAACATTACGGCTACGAATCGATATGATGATAGGCTGTTTCGCTCTCCCATATCACCGGTAATAACACCACTTAAAGCAGAGTAGGGTAAGTTGTTTGCAGCATAGAGTAATAGTAAAAGAGAATACGTTGCTGCAGCGTAAATAACCTTGCCTTTATATGCAAAATCGGGCGTGCTAAATGCTAAAAGAGCAGCAACTCCTAGCGGTATGGCTGTCCATAATATCCAAGGTCTAAATTTCCCCCATTTAGAGGTTGTTCTATCTGCAAGTGCACCAATAATTGGATTAAAACCGAAAGCGGCAATTAAACCTACAGTCAGCATAATAGCTGAAGCATGGTTTGTGTCAAGCCCATAAATATCGGTATAAAAATAGGCAAGGTAAGTCATTAGTGTTTGAAAAACCAAGTTTGCAGCAAGGTCACCTAAGCTATAGCCTATTTTTTCTTTTATGGATAATTTTTGTGAAATAGAACTCATAATTTTATGTGTTGAGGTAATTAGTTTTGTTTTTTAAGCTCTATTATTTGTTGATAAGCTTTTTTGGGATTCAATTTTCGGTCAAATAAAAGTGGGTGATTTGTTCTTCCTTTTATAGGCCAGTCATTGAGCCAAGATTGACCATCATGTACCCCCCAAAAGGTAACCCTACTTATTTTATCCTTATGTTTTAAAAATAAATTGAAAATGTCTTCATATCGTTTAGCTAGTTTGTTTTGTATTGAATCAGGTAATGTATTTGGATAAGGATTCATTTTAGGATCGCCTTCAAATTGCTCATAACTCTGTTCCACTGCCGCTCCATTTAAATCCCATGGATTAGGTAGTACGGTTATATCTAATTCAGTGAACATCACCTTAACACCTAAATCTGAATAGGCAATAATACTGTTTTCAATATCTTCTAAAGAAGGTCCTTCTAAACTCCAATGTGCTTGCATGCCAACGCCATCTATCTTTGTTCCTTTTGCTTGTAGATCTTTAACAAGTTGAACCACACCTGCTCTTTTTTCAGGTTTCCAAAGGTTATAATCATTATAATTTAGTTCGGCTGCTGGATCTGCCAGAGCAGCAAGTTGAAAAGCATAATTAATATAATCTTTACCCATTACTTTTAAGAAAATAGATTCTCGTAAGGTGCCATCTTCATTTAAGGCTTCATTTACCACATCCCAACTATGTATTCTTCCTTTGTATTTACCAACAATTGTGTTAATATGACTCTTAAGGTTCTCAGCCATTGTGGCACTGTCACTTATCGTATTTATATACGGAGCTAACTGGCTATGCCATACTAAAGTATGACCAACGATATGCATGGTGTTTTTTTCACCTAAAGCCACATATTGATCAGACATATTATAGTTGAACGTGTTTTCTTCAGGATGGATATTCATCCATTTCATAATGTTTTCTGGTGTAAGCGTATTAAACTCTTTACCAATTAATTGCAGAGCCAAGGTGTCTTTCCCGTTAATGTGATTATCATTTACGGCAGACCCAACAAAAAAGTCGTCTGAAAATGCACTTTTTAATGTTAATGTTTCTTCATTAACTTGTTTTTCTACTTCTTCTTTTTTCTCGCAACTAATTGCTGAAACCATAAATAAGAGTAGGAGTGTGGTGATTTTAAAGTTGATTTTCATGAGATGAATATTAGTTAATTGTGAATTTAATTTTTTTTGTGATATTATCTGAGGCGTTACCCACGTAAATGTAGTAATTGCCAGTTTCAAGTTGCCAATTGGCAGTTGATTCATTATAAAATGAAAGGTCATCGGTATTTATCAAAATCTCAACAGTTTTTTGTTCACCAGCGTTGAGATTAACTTTGTTGAACCCTTTCAATTCTTTGAAAGCTCTTTGGACTTTAGATTTAGATTTACCCACATATACTTGTACTACTTCCGCACCGTCTTCAGTCCCTGTATTGGCCACTTTGCAAGTCACTTTAATTTGACTTTTAGGAGTATATGATTTTTTGTCAGTGGTAATGTCGGTTAAGTCAAAAGAACTATATGATAATCCGAATCCAAATGGAAATAATGGTTTTATTTTTTTAGTATCGTGCCATCTGTAGCCTACTAAAATTCCCTCTTTGTATTCTTGATTAATAGAGTCGCCAGGATAAGAAATATCACCATAAAAATGAGCTGCATTATCTTTTAATTTTTTAGGAAAAGAAAAAGGTAATTTACCAGAAGGGTTTACATTACCTATAACAACATCGGCAATAGCTTCACCAGCCATACTTCCTAAATACCACGATTGCATTAATCCGTTCACATTGTCTAACCAAGGCATTTCTACAGCGTTACCACTAACTAGAATAACACCCATGTTTTTGTTAACCTTTAAAAGTTCATCAATTAAATCTTCTTGACCAAAAGGAAGTCCGAATTTTAACCGGTCACCACCTTCACAATCTTGATGATGATTTTTATTTAATCCACCCACGAATAAAACAATATCCGCTTTTTGTGCTGCAGCAATAGCTTCTGTTTTAAGTTTGCCAGCATCTAATGTAGAGGGTAAAACTTGAGCATAAGCAGAAGGTCCTGAGGCATAACCCATTGCATGAATTATAGTCGCGTTTTTGTAGATTTTTTTAAGGCCTTCCAATGGTGAAATTTCAAACTGTGCTTTTAATTCTGAAGAACCACCACCAATGGTCATAGAACGTGTGGCATTTTCACCAATTACAGCTATAGTTATATTTTTATCATCTTTAATTGGAAAGAAGTTGTTTTCATTTTTCAATAATACGATACCTTCAGAAGCAACTTTTCTTGCAACTTCGTGGTGTTCCACATTATTCATTCTTCCCATGGGTCTATTAGAACTCATGGTTGTGCGATACATCAACCTTAAAATTCTGCGGACTTTATCATCTACATATTTCTCGTCAATTTCACCACTTTTTAATAATTGTAAAAAAGGGTACGCTAGATAATAATTGTCATAGGCATTTTTTCGGTTTGTAGTTAAACCGTCAGTCCCTGTACCCATTTCAATATCTAATCCATTAAGAATTGCCTCTTTGGTATTATGAGCACTTCCCCAATCGGTTATAACAACGCCATCAAAACCCCAGTCACCTTTTAAAATTTTATTGATTAATTTATCATGATGACTACAATATTGTCCGTTGTGTTTATTGTATGACCCCATAAGAGACCAAACACCGCCTTCTATAATGGCTGCTTTAAAGGCAGGTAAATAGATTTCATGCAAAGCTCTTTCGCTTACTTTAACATTTATATGACCACGCCATTCTTCTTGGTTATTAAGAACATAATGTTTTACACAAGCCGAAACTCCATTTTGTTGCACTCCTTTTATATAAGGAACTACCATTTTTGAGGCAAGAAAAGGGTCTTCACCCATATACTCAAAATTACGACCATTTAAAGGTGTGCGGTAAATATTTACACCAGGACCTAATAAGATATCTTTCTTTCTATATCTTGCTTCTTCACCAACACTAATTCCATAGTCACTTGAAAGACTAGGGTTAAAGGTTGCCGAAAGACAAGTTAACGCTGGAAATGCTGTTATGGAATCATTTGTCCATTCTGCATAGCCCCAATTGTCCCAATTAATTTCACCTCTAACACCATGTGGTCCATCGGACATCCAGATTTCAGGAATCCCTAATCTAGGAATCCCCGGAGTACTAAATTTTGATTGAGCGTGGCATAGCGATACCTTTTCTTCTAACGTTAGTAAAGAAATTATACTGTCAATTTTTACTTCAGTATTTTTTGAATGAATACTGCTTGATTGTTGTGCGTTTGTAAGCGAATAACTTAGTATAAAGCACATAACAATTATGGAATGTATTGCTTTATTTTTTTGAATGATGAATGTGTTCATATTGTAATGTTTTTAAATAGTTTATCCCATGATTACTTCTATCGTATGTTCTTTTCCTTTTTCTAGGATAGGAACGATAGTAGAATCGATAGCTTTTCCATTTACATTAATTAATTTTATTCCTTTACTAACATGATCAGGGTTTTTAACTTCTATATGATAGGTAGCTCCTCTAAAATCTCTTTTCATTTTAAAACCATCCCATTTTTTTGGAATACAAGGATTAATGTTTAAACCATCATAATCAGTTTTAATACCTAATATATATTGAGTAATTGCAAAAAAGTTCCAAGAAGCTGTTCCAGAAAGCCAAGAATTTTTAGCCTCTCCAGGCTTAAAAGCCTCTTTACCAGCAATCATTTGACAATATACATAGGGTTCAACTTTATGCAGTTCTGATATATCTTCTAAAAAACTAGGAGCTATTTTTGTATAATAGTCATAAGCTTGATCACCGCGACCTAATACTGTTTCTCCTATCATTATCCATGGATTGTTGTGACAAAAAATACCTCCATTTTCTTTGTAACCAGCTGGGTATGTTGAAATTTCTCCATATTCAATATAATATTTTGTAAAAGCAGGACTATTTAAAACAATTCCATAATCACAATCTAAATGTTCTTTAACAGCATCTAATGATTTTTCAACCATTCCTTCTTCTTTACCAATTTCGGCCATAGTACACCAGCCTTGAGATTCTATAAAAATCTTTCCTTCTTCATTTTCGTTAGATCCGATTTTGTTTCCATAATAATCATAGGCACGTAAATACCAATCGCCATCCCAACCATGCTTTTTTACAGCTTCTATCATATTGTTTACATGATTTTCAGCTTCATTAGCTTCTTCCTCTTTTCCTATTCTGCGACATAATTTCACATATTCTTTACCATAAACTACAAAAAGACCAGCAATCATTAAAGACTCTGCTTTTCCATCTTTTTTATTTCCTGTAGTTTGGAAAGATTCATTAGGGTCTTCTGAAAAACAATTTAGATTCAGACAGTCATTCCAGTCGGCTCTTCCAATTAGAGGTAAACCATGTGGACCAAGATTATGAACAACATGGTAAAATGATACTTTTAAATGTTCAAAATGTGGTTTTGCTTTTGACGCATCATTATCAAATGGAACCATTTCATCTAATAAAGAAAAGTCACCAGTTTCTTTAATATATTCTGTAGTCGAAAGGATTAGCCATAAAGGATCGTCATTAAAGTCTCCCCCAACAGCTGAATTTCCTTTTTTAGTTAGAGGTTGGTATTGATGATAGCATGAGCCATCTTCAAACTGCGTTGAAGCAATGTCAAAAATACGTTCTCTTGCTCTTTCTGGAATTTGATGTACAAACCCAATAAGGTCTTGGTTAGAATCACGGAATCCCATTCCACGTCCAATACCTGATTCAAAGAATGAAGCAGAACGAGACATATTAAAGGTAACCATACATTGGTATTGATTCCAAATGTTTACCATTCTATCTAATTTATCATCATTAGATTGGATATTTATTTTGCCTAAAAGATTATCCCAATAGGTTCTTAGTTCATCTAAAGCAGCTTGCACCTTTTCAACAGTATCAAACTTGGCAATCATTTCCTTTGCAGGTTTTTTATTAATGATTGATTTACTTTCCCATTTATCTTCCTTATCAACTTCTACATAGCCTAACATGAATACATAGTCTTTTTCTTCACCTGGTTGTAACTCAACTTCAATATAATGAGACGCTATTGGTGACCAACCATGAGCAACAGAATTTTTAGGTTTTCCTTCTGTAACAACATCTGGTGTGTCAAAACCATTATATAAACCAATAAATGATTCTCTATCGGTATCAAAACCATTTATAGGTTGGTTAACTGAGTAAAATGCATAATGGTTACGTCTTTCTTTAAATTCAGTTTTGTGATAGATTACAGAATCTTCAATTTCAACTTCACCCGTATTAAAATTTCTTTGAAAGTTGGTCATATCATCTTCAGCATTCCATAAACACCATTCTACAAAAGAAAATAATTTTAACTTTTTAACTTCTGGGGAAGTGTTTTTAACGGTTACTTTTTGAATCTCTCCCCAAAACCCAAGTGGAATAAACTGAATAACTTCAGTCTCTACACCATTTTTAGCCCCTTTAAATTTGGTGTAACTCATACCATGACGGCATTCGTAGCTGTCAAGTTCTGTTTTAGAAGGTTTCCATCCTGGAGACCAAACCGTATCACCGTCTTTTATGTAAAAGTATTTACCACCATCATCCATAGGGACGTTATTATATCTATAACGAGTTAATCTTCTGAATTTAGCATCTTTATAAAAGGTGTAACCACCAGCTGTATTTGAGGTTAATGAGAAAAAATCTTCATTACCAAGATAATTTATCCAAGGATAAGGAGTCTTAGGGTTCGTAATTACATATTCTCTATTAGCATCATCAAAATGTCCGTATTTCATAATATATATCTTTAATCGTATTAGTTGTTTTGTTCTTTTAATCTTCTGGAATTCAATTCTAAAGTAATCTCATCAAGTTTCTTTTGGTTAAGAGGATATAAGGTCATTAATCCAGCGGTTATGACAGTGATTATAGCCGGAACCCAACTCATAAGCATAATAATACCTGGAATTGCTCCTTTAATAGATGTTGTATCTTGTCCATTGTAATGAAAAGCCCCTAATACCAATCCAATTATTGCTCCTGCAATTCCGCCTCCAAATTTAGTTGCAAACGAACCTGCTGAATAAATAAGACCTGTTGCTCTTCTTCCATTTTTAAATTCTGAAAAATCTGCTGCATCACCCAGCATAACAAAAAATAAAGTTGGAAACATTGCAGAAGCAAACTCTGAAACAATACCGATGGTGAAAATGGCACTAATATCTTCTGGGCCACAAAACATCAGTAATGAATTTACACCTCCAGAAAATAGTAAAGCATATATAAATAAATTGCGTTTACCTAGTTTTCTTCCTAATGGAGAAGTAAGCATGGCACCAGCTACAGAGGCTAGCATGAGTCCAACCAAATACGAAGCCGCTAATAATTGATCATTTAAATAATGTGTAAAATAGATAACAACAATACCTTGCTTTATAGAATTATAAACATTGAATAGGAGTCCGATAACCAATAGAACAACCCAAGGTTTATTAGAAATAAGGTCTTTTAAATCTTGTTTTAAATTGTTTTTTTGAGCTTTAGGAGGTTGTACTCTTTCTCTTGTGGTATAAAATGTAATGAACATGAATAGAGCTAGAAAAGCAGACATCACATACATGGAATTACTATAACCTTTCTTTTGATCAATAATTGAAATAGTACTCTTGGTAATATTTTCTTCTCCTGTTACAATAAATGCGTACTTTTTACCGGCTTGCATTGCAAAACTCTTTCCATGGGTTGGAATATTTTCTTCAGAATCCATATTCGCATCTTCCCAAACAAATGTTGCTATACCGTCTTCTGTTTTTATATTGACACTCTCTACATCTTTTGATGTAGAAACTTCTACTTTAAATTTTTCATTAGCTAATTTATTGATTTCAATGTCTGGATTCACATTCCCAAAATGAGCTACTAGAAATAATAAGGCACCTTGAACAAGCATACCACCTGCAAATGCTCCTACCATTCTATAAGAACCTAAGGTTGTTCTCACTTTATCATCTCCTGTCATAACTGCCATAAGAGCACCATATGGAATATTGTTGGCTGTATAAAGTAGCGTGAAGAATATATAGGTAACATATGCGTAAGCAATTTTACCAGATGCACTTAAATCAGGGCTTGTAAATAATAATGAGAGTATAACAGCCAATGGTATAGCTGTCCATAATATCCAGGGTCTGAATTTACCATATTTAGATTTGGTTCTATCGCCAATAACACCCATTAAGATATCACTGATTCCATCACTAAATCTAGCTACTAGAAATAGAACTCCAACGGTTACTGGACTTAGTCCAAAAACATCAGTATAAAATATAAATAAGAAGGTGGCTACACCTCTCCAAGCAATATTTGCTGCTCCATCACCTAATGCGTAACCGATTTTTTCTTTTAATGATATTTTCTGATTTATGTTCATCGTTGGTTTTAAAGAATTAACTAATTAATGGTAATAATAAAGCTTATGTCATTTGTTCTTTTTCAAAAAAAATCAATTATGGGTAATGAAGTTACTATGGTATTACACTGTAAAAATAATTCAATACAAAATGAAGTGATATAAATGATGAAGCGTGTAATAATACAATTGTTGTATAGGTAATATTTTTGTGTAAGTTTTCACTAAAACATGTATGTTATTAGGGTTTTGTTAAATATATTTACAATAGGTCGGATTGATTTTATGAGATGTAATATTTTATATAAGACAATTCAACTTGTTATATGAGTGGATTTATTGATACCATTGAAAGAACTTATCATTTGAAATATTTAGAATTATGAAACATTTTTTATTTGCTTACGTATTGCTCAGCAGTGTCTATTTTTATGGACAGCAGAAAGTAGATTCTACTCAAATTTTTACCATTAATAATTTGGAGTATTTAGAAATGCAAGGTGCTAATGTTATGTTGGCCCATGATTTTTATCCCGAGAGTCATCAAGGAGGTGTCGGAATTATTCAAAATGGTATTCGCGTTGCTACTAATGGTGATTTAAGATTGGAACCTACACCCGGTCAATGGCAACCTGTTCCAAAAGTAGGTGAAAGGAAAGTGGATTGGAAAAACCATGAGATTAGCGTGAAAATGACCTATCCTGATGCCACAAAAAATCAAAC
The nucleotide sequence above comes from Aureibaculum algae. Encoded proteins:
- a CDS encoding MFS transporter; this encodes MSSISQKLSIKEKIGYSLGDLAANLVFQTLMTYLAYFYTDIYGLDTNHASAIMLTVGLIAAFGFNPIIGALADRTTSKWGKFRPWILWTAIPLGVAALLAFSTPDFAYKGKVIYAAATYSLLLLLYAANNLPYSALSGVITGDMGERNSLSSYRFVAVMFAQFFVQVFMLPIIETAGGGDKAVGIEIVMTWLAIIGTIMLIITFLTTKERVIPTAEQKSSLKEDIGDLTKNKPWIIMLILTTLIFITLAMKGGSYVYYFKNYVDATELTSFISPILDFLSNIGINFFGEDPVSAGFGLFNAGGIIFMIVGIGLSKRLADKYGKRDVFKVFLFISTLFIIFFYFFSSKSVELMFISQIFHGFFYGITIPLLWAMIADVADYSEWKTNRRATAIIFSAMMVGLKGGLSIGSALLTWILGLYGYVTKEVATAGEAIIQPDSAIQGTKMLVSIYPAIPFLMGVGLLFFYEINKKMEVQIETDLNERRN
- a CDS encoding MFS transporter, whose translation is MNINQKISLKEKIGYALGDGAANIAWRGVATFLFIFYTDVFGLSPVTVGVLFLVARFSDGISDILMGVIGDRTKSKYGKFRPWILWTAIPLAVILSLLFTSPDLSASGKIAYAYVTYIFFTLLYTANNIPYGALMAVMTGDDKVRTTLGSYRMVGAFAGGMLVQGALLFLVAHFGNVNPDIEINKLANEKFKVEVSTSKDVESVNIKTEDGIATFVWEDANMDSEENIPTHGKSFAMQAGKKYAFIVTGEENITKSTISIIDQKKGYSNSMYVMSAFLALFMFITFYTTRERVQPPKAQKNNLKQDLKDLISNKPWVVLLVIGLLFNVYNSIKQGIVVIYFTHYLNDQLLAASYLVGLMLASVAGAMLTSPLGRKLGKRNLFIYALLFSGGVNSLLMFCGPEDISAIFTIGIVSEFASAMFPTLFFVMLGDAADFSEFKNGRRATGLIYSAGSFATKFGGGIAGAIIGLVLGAFHYNGQDTTSIKGAIPGIIMLMSWVPAIITVITAGLMTLYPLNQKKLDEITLELNSRRLKEQNN
- a CDS encoding endo-1,4-beta-xylanase; this translates as MKINFKITTLLLLFMVSAISCEKKEEVEKQVNEETLTLKSAFSDDFFVGSAVNDNHINGKDTLALQLIGKEFNTLTPENIMKWMNIHPEENTFNYNMSDQYVALGEKNTMHIVGHTLVWHSQLAPYINTISDSATMAENLKSHINTIVGKYKGRIHSWDVVNEALNEDGTLRESIFLKVMGKDYINYAFQLAALADPAAELNYNDYNLWKPEKRAGVVQLVKDLQAKGTKIDGVGMQAHWSLEGPSLEDIENSIIAYSDLGVKVMFTELDITVLPNPWDLNGAAVEQSYEQFEGDPKMNPYPNTLPDSIQNKLAKRYEDIFNLFLKHKDKISRVTFWGVHDGQSWLNDWPIKGRTNHPLLFDRKLNPKKAYQQIIELKKQN
- a CDS encoding GH36-type glycosyl hydrolase domain-containing protein; translation: MKYGHFDDANREYVITNPKTPYPWINYLGNEDFFSLTSNTAGGYTFYKDAKFRRLTRYRYNNVPMDDGGKYFYIKDGDTVWSPGWKPSKTELDSYECRHGMSYTKFKGAKNGVETEVIQFIPLGFWGEIQKVTVKNTSPEVKKLKLFSFVEWCLWNAEDDMTNFQRNFNTGEVEIEDSVIYHKTEFKERRNHYAFYSVNQPINGFDTDRESFIGLYNGFDTPDVVTEGKPKNSVAHGWSPIASHYIEVELQPGEEKDYVFMLGYVEVDKEDKWESKSIINKKPAKEMIAKFDTVEKVQAALDELRTYWDNLLGKINIQSNDDKLDRMVNIWNQYQCMVTFNMSRSASFFESGIGRGMGFRDSNQDLIGFVHQIPERARERIFDIASTQFEDGSCYHQYQPLTKKGNSAVGGDFNDDPLWLILSTTEYIKETGDFSLLDEMVPFDNDASKAKPHFEHLKVSFYHVVHNLGPHGLPLIGRADWNDCLNLNCFSEDPNESFQTTGNKKDGKAESLMIAGLFVVYGKEYVKLCRRIGKEEEANEAENHVNNMIEAVKKHGWDGDWYLRAYDYYGNKIGSNENEEGKIFIESQGWCTMAEIGKEEGMVEKSLDAVKEHLDCDYGIVLNSPAFTKYYIEYGEISTYPAGYKENGGIFCHNNPWIMIGETVLGRGDQAYDYYTKIAPSFLEDISELHKVEPYVYCQMIAGKEAFKPGEAKNSWLSGTASWNFFAITQYILGIKTDYDGLNINPCIPKKWDGFKMKRDFRGATYHIEVKNPDHVSKGIKLINVNGKAIDSTIVPILEKGKEHTIEVIMG
- a CDS encoding glycoside hydrolase family 3 C-terminal domain-containing protein; protein product: MNTFIIQKNKAIHSIIVMCFILSYSLTNAQQSSSIHSKNTEVKIDSIISLLTLEEKVSLCHAQSKFSTPGIPRLGIPEIWMSDGPHGVRGEINWDNWGYAEWTNDSITAFPALTCLSATFNPSLSSDYGISVGEEARYRKKDILLGPGVNIYRTPLNGRNFEYMGEDPFLASKMVVPYIKGVQQNGVSACVKHYVLNNQEEWRGHINVKVSERALHEIYLPAFKAAIIEGGVWSLMGSYNKHNGQYCSHHDKLINKILKGDWGFDGVVITDWGSAHNTKEAILNGLDIEMGTGTDGLTTNRKNAYDNYYLAYPFLQLLKSGEIDEKYVDDKVRRILRLMYRTTMSSNRPMGRMNNVEHHEVARKVASEGIVLLKNENNFFPIKDDKNITIAVIGENATRSMTIGGGSSELKAQFEISPLEGLKKIYKNATIIHAMGYASGPSAYAQVLPSTLDAGKLKTEAIAAAQKADIVLFVGGLNKNHHQDCEGGDRLKFGLPFGQEDLIDELLKVNKNMGVILVSGNAVEMPWLDNVNGLMQSWYLGSMAGEAIADVVIGNVNPSGKLPFSFPKKLKDNAAHFYGDISYPGDSINQEYKEGILVGYRWHDTKKIKPLFPFGFGLSYSSFDLTDITTDKKSYTPKSQIKVTCKVANTGTEDGAEVVQVYVGKSKSKVQRAFKELKGFNKVNLNAGEQKTVEILINTDDLSFYNESTANWQLETGNYYIYVGNASDNITKKIKFTIN